The proteins below are encoded in one region of Pseudomonas ekonensis:
- the cobG gene encoding precorrin-3B synthase: MSTALRPSACPGLLRTVQALDGGICRIKLDGGSVTADQAEAVAEAAERFAGGVIEATNRANLQIRGIGDRSAALVERLLGAGLGPRTAAGDDVRNLMLSPSAGIDRQMRFDTRPLARQILETLQCHPRFHELSAKFAVQLDGGEALAMLEHPHDLWLSACERDGQVLLAFGLAGCPTEPAPAAVALEDGHELIVAVLELFLESARPEQARMRHLLDELPLPAFLERLGARLPLKALDGWQRPQADGALHIGVHRQHAAGRVYVGAVPPLGRIDPAMLRGAADLSRRFGDGSLRFTPWQSLLLPNVCESDAGQVLLGFEHLGLRTQASDPLTAVIACTGASGCGKGLADTKADARRLAALLPQAQAVHLSGCPRSCAAAHRAPATLLAVSPGHYDLYLRDAALPGFGALHAQNLTIDAAATLLAARSRSPLDA; the protein is encoded by the coding sequence ATGTCCACCGCCCTTCGCCCCTCGGCCTGTCCGGGGCTGCTGCGCACCGTCCAGGCGCTGGACGGCGGCATTTGCCGGATCAAGCTCGACGGCGGATCGGTCACGGCGGATCAGGCCGAAGCGGTGGCCGAGGCCGCCGAGCGTTTCGCCGGCGGCGTCATCGAGGCGACCAACCGCGCCAACCTGCAGATCCGCGGGATCGGCGACCGTTCCGCGGCCCTGGTCGAACGGCTGCTGGGCGCAGGGCTCGGGCCGCGCACCGCCGCCGGCGACGATGTGCGCAACCTGATGCTCAGCCCATCCGCCGGGATCGACCGGCAGATGCGTTTCGACACCCGTCCGCTGGCGCGGCAGATTCTCGAAACCCTGCAATGCCATCCGCGCTTTCACGAGCTGAGCGCCAAGTTCGCCGTGCAACTGGACGGCGGCGAAGCCCTGGCGATGCTTGAGCACCCCCATGATTTGTGGCTGTCGGCCTGCGAACGCGACGGTCAGGTACTGCTGGCGTTCGGCCTGGCCGGTTGCCCGACGGAGCCTGCGCCGGCGGCGGTAGCGCTTGAAGACGGTCATGAACTGATTGTCGCGGTGCTGGAACTGTTCCTCGAGTCGGCGCGCCCGGAGCAGGCGCGGATGCGCCATCTGCTGGATGAACTGCCGCTGCCGGCCTTCCTCGAACGGCTCGGAGCGCGCTTGCCGCTCAAGGCCCTCGACGGCTGGCAGCGCCCGCAGGCCGACGGCGCGCTGCACATCGGCGTTCACCGGCAACACGCGGCGGGGCGGGTCTACGTCGGCGCGGTGCCGCCGTTGGGGCGTATTGACCCGGCGATGCTGCGTGGCGCCGCGGACCTTTCGCGACGTTTCGGCGACGGCAGCCTGCGGTTCACCCCGTGGCAAAGCCTGCTGCTGCCGAATGTCTGCGAGTCCGACGCCGGGCAGGTGCTGCTCGGGTTCGAACACTTGGGGTTGCGTACCCAGGCGAGCGATCCGCTCACCGCCGTGATCGCCTGCACCGGCGCCAGCGGCTGCGGCAAAGGCCTGGCCGACACCAAGGCCGACGCCCGCCGGCTGGCCGCGCTGCTGCCGCAGGCCCAGGCCGTGCACCTGTCCGGCTGCCCGCGTTCCTGCGCCGCCGCGCACCGTGCCCCGGCGACACTGCTGGCCGTCAGTCCCGGCCACTATGATCTTTATCTGCGCGATGCGGCGTTGCCCGGCTTCGGCGCGCTGCACGCCCAAAACCTCACTATCGACGCGGCCGCGACCCTGCTCGCCGCCCGCTCACGGAGCCCCCTTGATGCTTGA